A genomic stretch from Fusarium musae strain F31 chromosome 9, whole genome shotgun sequence includes:
- a CDS encoding hypothetical protein (EggNog:ENOG41) — translation MLRAQRLSSVLAKHLRTFATVTQPSQVGIVRPSAQEVKNQTLDSRNLEKAVLHMHKDGLVVVEDVVPHEDIDILNKKMIEDAHTLQARGDKGPFNYNKGNIQQDAPPVSEYFSPSIFTNPIATQITAAMMGPRPKWTFCSANSAMATFPGGTPQRQPVHSDADFAHPDHPFALVVNIPLVTTTPENGSTEIWLGTHNGFGLDAQEGAHGERASGRIREELLRQRQEVSPPLQPIIKKGSIVVRDLRLWHAGMPNTTQQTRVMLAMIHFAPWFRNRMRLELGEDIKPILEGLEKEGKLGLDVPVDWASREAVLEGYLNREFGNSYDFSQEA, via the exons ATGTTGCGCGCCCAAAGGCTTTCCTCGGTCTTGGCGAAACATCTACGCACCTTCGCAACAGTTACACAACCTTCTCAGGTCGGAATTGTTCGACCTTCAGCTCAAGAGGTAAAGAATCAGACTCTTGACTCTAGAAATCTTGAGAAAGCTGTGCTACACATGCACAAAGATGGCTTGGTTGTTGTAGAAGATGTTGTCCCTCACGAGGACATCGAcatcctcaacaagaagatgattGAGGATGCTCATACCCTACAGGCTCGGGGTGACAAGGGGCCTTTCAACTACAACAAGGGAAACATTCAGCAAGATGCCCCTCCTGTTTCTGAATACTTTAGCCCTTCTATCTTCACAA ACCCAATTGCCACACAAATCACTGCTGCCATGATGGGCCCTCGGCCAAAGTGGACGTTCTGCTCTGCCAACTCTGCAATGGCAACTTTTCCGGGAGGAACTCCTCAGCGCCAACCTGTTCATTCAGATGCAGACTTTGCACACCCAGATCATCCCTTTGCCCTTGTCGTCAATATTCCTCTGGTCACAACGACACCAGAGAATGGGTCCACAGAGATCTGGCTTGGCACCCATAATGGGTTTGGTCTTGATGCACAAGAAGGTGCACACGGTGAGAGAGCCAGCGGTCGCATCAGAGAAGAACTCCTGCGACAACGTCAAGAGGTCTCACCGCCCTTGCAgcccatcatcaagaaagGCAGCATCGTCGTGCGCGATCTCAGACTCTGGCACGCTGGCATGCCCAATACTACTCAACAGACTAGGGTGATGCTCGCCATGATCCACTTTGCGCCGTGGTTCAGGAACAGAATGAGACTTGAGCTGGGTGAAGATATAAAGCCAATCCTAGAAGGTCTAGAAAAAGAGGGAAAGCTGGGGTTGGATGTCCCAGTGGATTGGGCAAGCAGGGAGGCTGTGCTTGAGGGTTACCTGAACCGAGAATTCGGGAATAGCTATGATTtcagccaagaagcttga
- a CDS encoding hypothetical protein (EggNog:ENOG41), whose translation MYIKGPHAETELPVLRKLIRENPLGLLTTAIPSPNFPFLQSSHIPFVLDIEDETSKTELGKLRGHLARVNPQSKAMIENLTENPNLNNVIEQDVIVIFNSPIQHYVTPKFYTETKPTSGKVVPTWNYAAAQVYGRAKIFYDTKTDEAGQFLSKQISDLSRHAETNVMGFTGGDNPVDWKVSDAPDRFIELLKKSIIGIEIEITHMGGKFKMSQEMGRGDREGVIKGFSRLESETAKEMSKLVQTRSDLKEAKKASV comes from the coding sequence ATGTATATCAAGGGACCTCACGCCGAAACCGAGCTTCCAGTGCTCAGGAAGCTAATTCGAGAGAACCCATTGGGTCTTCTGACTACCGCCATTCCCTCCCCAAACTTCCCCTTTCTTCAGTCCAGCCACATCCCCTTCGTTCTGGATATCGAAGATGAGACAAGCAAGACGGAGCTGGGAAAGCTACGGGGTCATCTCGCCAGAGTCAACCCTCAGAGCAAAGCCATGATCGAGAATCTCACCGAAAATCCAAACCTGAATAACGTAATCGAGCAAGACGTTATTGTGATTTTCAACTCTCCGATTCAACACTATGTCACACCAAAGTTCTATACAGAAACCAAGCCCACGTCTGGAAAAGTTGTTCCAACATGGAATTACGCCGCAGCACAAGTCTACGGCCGGGCCAAGATCTTTTACGATACCAAGACCGATGAGGCTGGACAATTTCTTTCGAAACAGATTTCTGACCTCAGCCGCCATGCCGAGACTAATGTCATGGGCTTTACTGGCGGCGACAACCCTGTGGACTGGAAGGTGTCTGATGCCCCTGATCGGTTCATCgagcttctgaagaagagtaTTATCGGAATTGAAATTGAAATTACGCACATGGGAGGAAAATTCAAGATGAGCCAAGAGATGGGTAGGGGTGATCGAGAGGGAGTCATCAAGGGCTTTTCTAGGCTTGAATCTGAGACTGCGAAGGAGATGTCGAAGCTGGTTCAGACTCGAAGTGATTTGAAGGAGGCGAAGAAGGCGAGCGTGTAA
- a CDS encoding hypothetical protein (EggNog:ENOG41) produces MTNVDTSLPPEPSGAAAKFAAQHAEEHPLKLYGGWFCPFVQRTWITIHEKKIPHQYVEINPYKKEAHFMAMNPRGLVPTLAVPVDPKGKVQKPLFESNIICEYLDEAFTDESKYGPRLLPTDPYERARCRIWIDHISTRIIPSWYKLIQHTPDKTFSLDEAREELKGRIKSLVEEMDPEGPWFLGSTLSLVDICLAPWAKRLFLIDHYKEGGHGIPQSGEGKDGEIWKRWKKWYDAILSRDSVKETWSADERYIIAYKRYAEDTTNSEVGQATRSGKRLP; encoded by the coding sequence ATGACAAACGTCGACACTTCTCTGCCTCCAGAACCGAGTGGCGCAGCCGCTAAGTTCGCAGCTCAGCATGCTGAAGAGCATCCGCTGAAGCTCTACGGAGGCTGGTTCTGCCCTTTCGTCCAACGGACTTGGATCACTATTCACGAAAAGAAGATTCCTCATCAATATGTAGAGATCAACCCATACAAGAAAGAGGCTCACTTTATGGCCATGAATCCCCGTGGATTGGTCCCTACTCTTGCAGTACCCGTTGACCCGAAGGGTAAGGTGCAGAAGCCTCTGTTCGAGAGCAACATCATTTGTGAATATCTCGATGAGGCATTCACGGACGAGTCTAAGTATGGGCCTCGACTTCTTCCTACCGATCCATATGAGAGGGCAAGATGTCGTATCTGGATCGATCATATCAGCACACGCATCATTCCCTCCTGGTACAAGCTTATACAGCACACTCCCGACAAGACTTTCAGCCTTGATGAGGCAAGAGAAGAACTGAAAGGGCGCATCAAGTCGCTCGTTGAGGAAATGGACCCGGAAGGCCCATGGTTTCTGGGCTCGACTCTGAGTCTTGTGGATATTTGCTTAGCACCGTGGGCGAAGCGCCTGTTCTTAATTGATCACTACAAGGAGGGCGGCCATGGTATCCCGCAATCTGGAGAGGGTAAAGATGGAGAGATttggaagagatggaagaagtggTATGATGCAATTCTCAGTCGCGACAGTGTGAAGGAGACCTGGAGTGCCGATGAACGATACATCATTGCGTATAAGAGATATGCCGAGGATACTACCAACTCTGAAGTTGGTCAGGCTACTCGTTCGGGCAAGCGTCTTCCTTGA
- a CDS encoding hypothetical protein (EggNog:ENOG41): MSANDYYGSGNGGYGQQGGYPQQQNYGQPQGYPQQGGYPQQQQYSQQQQPQGYGYSQQQPQYSSHSPQPSYGSQAPPQQQYGQQPTYDQRGSSSYPQQQHNPQYGAPAYPQGGAPGQYPPGQPGPDGDRGLGATLVGGGAAAWAAHTAGGGLLSSLGAAAAGAIGANVLENKFKKGKKDKKHKKDKKHKSRGMDSSSSSSDSD, encoded by the exons ATGTCCGCCAACGATTATTACGGCAGTGGTAACGGTGGCTACGGCCAGCAGGGTGGttatcctcagcagcagaacTATGGCCAACCTCAAGGCTATCCTCAGCAGGGCGGCTATCCCCAACAA CAGCAGTACtcccagcaacaacaacctcagGGTTACGGCTACAGccaacagcagcctcaataCTCCTCCCACTCGCCTCAGCCCAGCTACGGCTCGCAAGCTCCTCCCCAGCAGCAATACGGCCAACAGCCCACCTACGACCAGCGCGGCTCATCGTCCtatcctcaacaacaacacaacCCTCAGTATGGCGCCCCTGCTTATCCCCAGGGCGGCGCTCCTGGACAATACCCTCCCGGCCAACCCGGCCCGGACGGTGATCGTGGTCTCGGAGCCACTCTCGTCGGTGGAGGCGCCGCTGCTTGGGCTGCGCACACAGCCGGCGGTGGTCTTCTAAGCAGTCTTGGAGCTGCGGCCGCTGGTGCCATTGGTGCCAATGTGCTCGAGAACAAGTttaagaagggcaagaaggataagaaacacaagaaggataagaagcACAAGAGCCGCGGCATGGACAGtagctccagcagcagcgatTCTGACTAA
- a CDS encoding hypothetical protein (EggNog:ENOG41) — translation MPRKTEFLRYASPNEMRTIAREDVGYYNAVVIGAVYDFADGVNVKSPSTYFHALKRCIEEHPFFCVTVGDRNTDKGFYERVSSINVEEHISFVEDKNVERDSLEAIARSMETEIDRPFVAGIPPWRIAILPLGPYQCHVAFSFSHTIGDGITGVAFHKTFLSGLRETPATEASSLIAPTDKPLPEPFDTAERLPISWSFLLAPVLAEYMPYFLVRLFGLRVSASHVDEGTWTAAPIFFDPKTYRNKLKIRQVEASQVNKVVQLARTHDARLSGVMHQLITRALSKVVQDNNVTNFVAQTAINMRRSIGMSNDVASDIVSGSYTIHLRSTATGPLTEQEWASAAEATKEFAMTSTKLEDNAIGLLRYVPSMRKWTLGKIGKKRDSSYEFSNVGVFDGDNANNDKVKVSKMTFAQPGHVGGCPICFNMASVKNGDLVYTVTWQPGALGLGDEAAEEMIVEDICDQVQRGFNEIA, via the exons ATGCCACGGAAAACAGAGTTCCTTAGATACGCGA GTCCAAATGAGATGCGGACTATTGCCCGCGAGGATGTTGGTTACTACAACGCAGTCGTCATTGGTGCAGTCTATGACTTTGCCGATGGAGTCAACGTCAAGTCTCCTTCAACCTATTTCCACGCGTTAAAACGCTGTATTGAAGAACATCCCTTCTTCTGTGTTACCGTTGGAGACAGAAACACCGACAAGGGCTTCTATGAGCGGGTGTCTAGCATCAATGTCGAGGAGCACATCAGCTTTGTTGAGGACAAGAATGTCGAGAGAGACTCACTGGAAGCTATTGCAAGATCTATGGAAACAGAGATAGACCGTCCCTTTGTCGCTGGAATCCCACCATGGAGGATCGCCATTCTTCCTCTCGGCCCGTATCAATGTCATGTTgcattctccttctctcacACCATTGGCGATGGCATCACTGGGGTTGCTTTTCACAAGACGTTTCTCTCAGGACTGAGGGAAACCCCTGCAACAGAAGCATCATCGCTCATTGCTCCAACGGACAAACCTCTTCCTGAACCATTCGACACAGCGGAAAGACTGCCAATTTCATGGTCATTTTTACTGGCACCAGTTCTCGCCGAGTACATGCCCTACTTTCTCGTCCGATTATTCGGCCTACGTGTCTCAGCGTCCCATGTCGACGAAGGTACATGGACAGCAGCGCCCATCTTTTTCGACCCCAAGACATATCGCAACAAACTCAAAATTCGACAGGTCGAGGCATCGCAGGTAAACAAGGTTGTTCAGCTTGCGCGGACTCATGATGCGAGGTTGTCAGGAGTCATGCACCAGCTCATCACTCGCGCACTGAGCAAGGTAGTCCAGGACAACAACGTCACCAATTTCGTGGCGCAAACAGCTATAAATATGCGAAGATCAATCGGCATGTCCAATGATGTGGCGAGTGATATTGTATCCGGCTCATACACTATTCATCTTCGTAGCACTGCGACAGGCCCCTTGACTGAACAAGAGTGGGCATCAGCTGCCGAAGCGACAAAGGAGTTCGCCATGACTTCCACCAAACTCGAAGATAACGCCATTGGTCTTCTTCGATATGTCCCGAGTATGAGGAAATGGACTCTTGGTAAGATTGGCAAGAAGCGGGATTCGTCATACGAGTTCAGCAATGTTGGGGTCTTTGATGGCGACAACGCGAATaacgacaaggtcaaggtatCGAAAATGACATTTGCGCAGCCTGGTCACGTTGGAGGCTGCCCCATTTGTTTCAATATGGCCTCTGTAAAGAATGGCGATCTGGTGTACACGGTTACGTGGCAGCCCGGAGCATTGGGGCTTGGTGATGAGGCGGCAGAGGAGATGATAGTGGAGGATATATGCGACCAAGTCCAGCGTGGCTTTAACGAGATAGCCTAG
- a CDS encoding hypothetical protein (EggNog:ENOG41) — MQFFTLLCLATSALALPQTLTKRETCMDKGSKVTEWTVKDFKYEAVYTQNTPTKQTNSATVTFTLQNRGVGYEGKCSAKSTDAKKDFFTGNTDYNCDVPFEGDSASFKYNRKSGVIAIFQHWSCVKEGGWYEAKGNTTFAPKCTEKTWKNAHYKAGGDKAYSNRRVTCQQKQLKVPVLEMQAVL; from the coding sequence ATGCAATTCTTCACCCTTCTCTGCCTCGCCACCTCCGCCCTGGCCCTCCCTCAGACTCTCACCAAGCGAGAGACTTGTATGGACAAGGGCAGCAAGGTCACCGAATGGACTGTCAAGGACTTCAAGTACGAGGCCGTCTACACTCAAAACACTCCCACGAAGCAGACAAACTCTGCCACCGTCACCTTCACCCTTCAGAACCGCGGTGTCGGTTATGAGGGTAAGTGCTCAGCCAAGTCCACAGACGCCAAGAAGGACTTCTTCACTGGTAACACCGACTACAACTGCGACGTTCCCTTCGAGGGCGACTCTGCTTCCTTCAAGTACAACCGCAAGTCCGGcgtcatcgccatcttccaGCACTGGTCCTGCGTGAAGGAGGGCGGTTGGTACGAGGCCAAGGGCAACACAACCTTCGCTCCCAAGTGTACCGAGAAGACCTGGAAGAACGCTCACTACAAGGCCGGAGGTGACAAGGCCTACTCCAACCGTCGGGTCACTTGCCagcagaagcagctcaaggtTCCTGTCCTCGAGATGCAGGCTGTCCTGTAG
- a CDS encoding hypothetical protein (EggNog:ENOG41) translates to MPAEFISLTFPNPSTELNPIPGAGIDPEFLVRYARNLDDYEFNYTLIPYHSSSFDPFTIGATILAATKQIKIVIALRPNTLYPTVAAKALATLDQLGKGRVVVHFIAGGDDTEQAREGDFLNKSERYARQEEYIKILRRAWASPEPFDWEGKYYTFKNFSNQVRPTNGHIDVSVGGSSDDAYRIGGALADIFGLWGEPLKETKEQIDRIYAEAEKAGRKDRPRIWVTFRPIIGDTEEIAWAKAHRTLDLLKENRPKGVGKAAPNDNRPQNVGSQRLLDIAKKGEVQDRALWYPTVTATNARGASTALVGSHQTIIDSILDYVDLGAELISIRGYDNLNDAIDYGRYILPGVRAALKERQDGTNGANGSNGTAKEEVKQEIKEEAKVVPVAA, encoded by the coding sequence ATGCCTGCAGAATTCATCAGCCTAACGTTCCCAAACCCCTCTACGGAGCTTAACCCCATTCCCGGTGCTGGAATCGACCCTGAATTTCTTGTCCGGTATGCCCGGAATCTTGATGACTACGAGTTCAACTACACTCTGATCCCCTATCACTCCTCTTCCTTTGACCCCTTCACCATCGGTGCCACTATCCTAGCTGCTACCAAGCAAATCAAGATTGTCATTGCTCTTCGTCCCAATACCCTCTACCCTACCGTCGCTGCCAAGGCTCTTGCTACACTTGATCAGCTTGGCAAGGGCCGAGTTGTTGTTCACTTCATTGCCGGTGGAGACGACACCGAACAAGCCCGAGAGGGTGATTTCTTGAACAAATCTGAGCGATATGCTCGTCAAGAGGAGTATATCAAGATTCTTCGACGGGCATGGGCTTCCCCTGAACCTTTCGACTGGGAGGGCAAGTACTATACTTTCAAGAACTTTTCCAACCAAGTCCGGCCCACAAATGGCCACATCGACGTCTCAGTAGGCGGTTCATCTGATGATGCCTACCGTATTGGTGGCGCTCTCGCCGATATCTTTGGTCTATGGGGCGAACCTCTTAAGGAAACCAAGGAGCAGATTGATCGTATCTACgccgaggctgagaaggctggccGTAAAGATCGACCTCGCATCTGGGTCACCTTCCGACCTATCATTGGTGACACAGAGGAGATCGCTTGGGCCAAGGCTCACCGAACCCTAGACCTCCTCAAGGAGAACCGACCCAAGGGCGTTGGCAAGGCTGCACCCAATGACAACCGCCCTCAGAATGTTGGATCTCAGCGTTTGCTTGACATCGCCAAGAAGGGTGAGGTACAAGATCGTGCTCTCTGGTATCCTACCGTCACAGCCACCAATGCTCGAGGTGCATCTACAGCCCTGGTAGGCTCTCACCAGACCATCATTGATTCTATTCTTGACTACGTCGACCTTGGTGCCGAGCTTATTTCTATCCGTGGATACGATAACCTGAACGATGCCATCGATTATGGTCGATACATCCTGCCTGGCGTACGAGCTGCTCTAAAAGAGCGACAGGATGGCACAAATGGTGCCAATGGAAGCAATGGAACTGCTAAAGAAGAGGTTAAGCAGGAGATTAAggaggaagccaaggttGTTCCGGTCGCTGCTTAA